Part of the Mycolicibacterium mengxianglii genome is shown below.
GGGCCAGAGCCGGGCCGGTCAGCACGGCCTCATCCGCCTCCAGGCGTGGATCGCCTTCGCTGGTGGCAACGAGGGTCCACGTGGGGCCGTCCTCACCGGCGTAAAGTCGCGTAAATAGGCCCCGACCCCCGGGCCGCATATGTCGCTTCGCTGAAGGGAAACGGGTGACAAGCGGTCCAGGTCACTCCTGCGCTGATCCCATCAGCGTCTCATTTTGAACATCGTTGGCGTGCAACGCTTTTGAGCGCCGGTGCCGCGGCAGCGGTCGAGCCGGGAAAGAGTTGACCATTCCGGTTCGGCGTCCGGCGAAAGCCGTGCTACGCTTTTAGCAGGATGTTTGGTACATCCACTTGGAAATGAAAGAAGTACTGGTATGGCACAGGGCACTGTGAAATGGTTTAACAGCGACAAAGGCTTCGGCTTCATCACTCCCGACGGTGGCGCACAGGATGTGTTCGTCCACTTCAGTGAGATCTCCGGCAGCGGCTACAAGTCGCTCGAGGAGAATCAGCGGGTTCAGTTCGAGATCAGCCAGGGCGCCAAGGGCCCCCAGGCGACTGGTGTGACTCCGGAGTAGAAGCTCCCAAACGTCAAAGTGGGCCGGCAGCGTAAGCTGCCGGCCCACTTTCGTCTGTTCAGTCCGTTCAGCAGACGCGGCCCTCAGGCCGGCTCAGTCAGCTGCTGCTGCCTTCGCTGTCGTCGAAGAACGACCATTCGCCGTCGTGCTCCACCTCCATGCGCCACCCCAGCTCAGAGTTGTCGGCTTGCTGGTCAACAAACCACGCATGCGCATCCTGCGCACTTTCGATGTCCTTGGTTGCGACAACATCGCCGGTCGGATTCAGAACTCGATAGGTAGCCATGCGTTATCTGTTCCCCAGAGAATCGATCCAAACCACTCAGCCGCCCAACAGACCCATCGCCGGAATGCCCAGGGCGAGCAGTGTCAGCGCCAGCAGGAACCACCCGGCAGCCTGCCAGATCGGCCAGGTCCGGCCGGCGCGCCAGTCCACGTACGTCTTTCCCAGTGCTCCCACGCCGCCGAGGAAGAGCACCAGCGGAGTCGCGATCGCTTTGGCGACGGACTCGGGATCCCCGACCGCGTACACCGCGAAGGCCACCCCGGCCAGGAGCACCACCACCACGGCGTAGCCGACGGCGGACCTGACCGCCCGGGGGTCATGCCAACGCTTCTCGACGTCGTTGGACGCCATGTCGTTGTGTGTGATGTCGCATCGCCTCTCAGGTCGTTTTGCGGCGACGGGCCCAGATCACGATGCCGATCACCACGGCGACCACCACGGCGACGTCAATCCTGGGGTTACGTTGCACGGTGGCCTGTGCGATGTGGATCTTCTCCACCGCCGCGTCCTTGGTGACGGCCACCTTCTCCTGGGCGCGGGCCTTCACGTCTGTCTTGTCCGCAAGAGCGCCCACCGTTTTCCCGAGCTCATCTCGGGTGCGCTCGATATCGGCCTGCAGTTCGTCGATGCCCGCGTCGGACCCGGGTTCCGGGGCTGCGCCGTTAGTGCTGTCCACGATGGCCTGCCTCCCTGACTTCCTGGATGTCATGCTTGATGCTGTCGGCGGCCTTGGGCGCTGCGGGGGCCACCTTCTCGATGTCCTTCTTGCTGATCAGTGCCGCGATACCAGCTGCCACGAAGAGGACCACCGCGACGATGGCGGCAGCAGCCCACACCGGCAGAACCAACGCCAGCGCCGCCACGATGGCCGCGATGGCGGTTCCGGCACCGAGCAGGGCCAGCACCGCCGCTGCGCTGAGCAGACCCGCGCCTTTCCCGGCGTGATTGACCGACTGTTGGAATTCCTTCTGTGCCAATCTGATTTCATCCCGGACGAGACGAGATGTCTGCGTGGAGAGTTGTCCGACCAGTTCGCCGAGTGAGGCGTCGGTGGTTCGATCCGGCTGCACAGCCACGTCGGTTCTCCTTTCCTTGTGAACCTGCGTCCTGTGTGGGTAGGCGGGTGTCCGCTGAACCCAGGCGTTGCGTACCCACGGGGACCAGCCCTAACCGGTGCGGGCGGGCCCTCCAGGGGGCGCTGTGGGCCCGTGCTGCCGGCGTCCAGGACGTTGCCGGCTACTCCCCTCGCCCAGTCTGGCTCTGCAGCTCGTCGATCATTTTCGACGCCTCGGCCTTGGTCATCTCCTGCGGCACCTCCTGGCCTGCTTCCCGGGCCAGGGTGTTGAGGTAACTGCGCTGCGGGCCGGTCATCGGTTCCTCACCGGTCACCCAGTCCTGGGGGTCTTTTTCCGGGGTCTCGTTCGGTGCGTGATTGTTGTCAGTGCTCATGAAGCAGTGCATTCCCGTCGCACATACGTTCGAAACCCGCATCGCGTCCCGTGATCGAGGGGTTTCCCACACCTGAGCCGAAAGGCCGCGGCAGAACCCCCGGGAAACGTTACAGAACTCACAGATTTGACATGCCCAGACGAATTAGTTGGTTCCTGAAATTGGTTGTAATCGATTGAGCGAGAACGCGATCGAAAGGAGACGCTCGATGAGCCCAACGCCCCCCAAAGCAAAGAAGGTCACTGCTGAGGATCTCGACAAAGTCATGAACCAGACCAGCCGCGTCAACGCGCTGAGGACACTGCTGGGTGCCACCGGCGACCGACTGGACCCCCTGATCGATTTGTCGAAGCCCTATGTCGACGGGCTGGAGAACCTGCCCGCCGACGGCCGGTTCTTGTTGGTCGCCAACCACACGGCGAACGCCATGGTCGAGTCACTGTTGATCCCGTACGTCGTCCACCGCGAACTCGGGGTACGGGTCCGGCCATTGGTGGACCGTGGAATGGGCGAGATGCGCGGGATGATGGCAGACCTGCTCGCCGCTTTCGGCGGCGTGGTCGGGCACCCTGACACCGCGGCAGAACTCATGCGGCACAACGAGGCCATGCTGGTTTTCCCGGGCGGAGGCCGGGAGGTCCCGAAGTTCAAGGGTGAGGAGTACCAGCTGAACTGGCTGGGGCGCAGTGGCTTTGCGCGCCTCGCCATCGAACACGGCTACGCCATCGTCCCAGTCGGGCTGGTCGGTGGCGACGACATCTACCGGAGCATCACCAAACGCAGCAGCATCCTGGGCCGGCTGGGCCAGTCCCTGGGCAAGAAGCTGTCGGGCCGCAGTGACATGGCCTTCCCGATGGTGCGCGGCGTCGGGGCCACGTTGATCCCACGTCCGGAGCGGATGTACCTGCGTTTCGGCGAGCCGATCCAGACCACCAGACCGGCAGGCACAGACGCCACCGAGTGGGAGGCACACGTCAAAGAGCGCACCCAAACTGCGCTGGAAACTGTGCTGGCCGACCTGCAGGGGGTGCGCGCCAGCGATCCCTACCGTCACCTCAACCCGCTGTCGTGGCGTCACGCGGTGCAGCCCGAGGCCCGGACCGGGCTCCCGGATAACGTCACACTGCTGCCGACAGGCACGGGGTAACAGGCTGCAGACCTAGATCTGCAGCGGTACTGAGTGGTCCCGGCTGGTATCGAACCAGCGACCTTCCGCGTGTGAGGCGGACGCTCTCCCACTGAGCTACGAGACCGGGAGACGAGGAGGAACATTAGCACGGGTCGCGGCGCGGGTCGGAATCCCCTGGTCGTTCTGGGGCCACTCGGCGCCGCGACCCACCCCGGCCACCGCCACCTATACTCGGCGGTAACAAGCGCCGGCGACTACTCGTCGCGACTCGGTGACAGGCCCCCGGCGGCGACCATCGCTGCCCCGACGCAGTGCGACAGGATTATGAGCTTCGACAGTTCCGTGACTCAAGACGCGCCCGCGCCCGCCACCGAACCCCTCGCCGATCCGTCCGACACCGTTTTTGTTGCGTCCCTCCCGGCTCCCGAACTCGAGGAGGACGGCTCAACAACCCCCGGCGGGCCGACGATGATCCTGGTGTTCACCGGTGTTTTCGTGACGATCTCCTGGCTGCGCCGCCGTCGGCGTAAGCGCCGCGAATTGCACTGACCCAAGCCGATTTTCACTCCCCCACGCCGTTTCAGGCGCGGTCGTCGTCGGGATCCTCGATCGGAGGCGGCAACGGCGGGGAGTTCTTCAACCATTCCCTGAGCCGGACCAGCTGGCTGGCCACCAGGGCAAGGCCGATGAGCGCGGCCAGCGACACCACGATGATCGTCGTCACCGCACACCACCCATCGTGACGTTCGTACCCATGGTCACCTCCTGCCGGACCGATCTGTGCTGTTCACGCTACTCACCCCGTTTTGCGGCTCTCCCGGGTAGAAACAACGAAAATGCACATACCCGGTCACGGTCAGGAATGAGGAACACGATGGCACGTCACCAAGCAATTCACGTCGCATCCGCAGGCGCAGCGTTCGATCTCGTCGACGTCGACACCGCGCCACCGGACCGCGACCACGTCCGCATCGCCGTGGCGGCGTGCGGGGTGTGCGGTACCGACCAGGCATTCGTCAACGGCGCCTTCCCCGGACTGAGCTGGCCGCTGACACCCGGGCATGAGATCGCGGGCACCATCGCCGAAGTCGGTGCGGGCGTCGAAGATTACGCCGTGGGTGACCGGGTGGCCGTGGGCTGGTTCGGCGGGCACTGCGGGCGCTGCGTTCCCTGCCACCAAGGCGACTTCATCCACTGCGCCAACGGCCAGATACCCAGCTGGCACTACCCCGGCGGCTACGCCGAATCGGTGACTGTGCCCGCCAACGCACTGGCCCGCATCCCCGACGAGCTGTCGTTCGTCGAGGCGGCCCCGATGGGCTGCGCCGGGGTCACCACCTTCTTCGGGCTGCGCGAGACCGCGGCCCGACCCGGCGACCGGGTGGCCGTGCTCGGCATCGGCGGCCTGGGCCACCTCGGTGTGCAGTTCGCCCGCGCCATGGGTTTCGAGACGGTCGCAGTGGCCCGCGGAGCGGACAAGGCCGAGGACGCCCTGGCGCTCGGCGCGCACCACTACGTCGACTCCACCGCCGGCGACGTCGGGGAAGCGCTTCAGGCCCTCGGTGGGGTGTCGGTGGTGCTTGCCACGGCCGCCAGCTCGAAAGCGATGGCCGACACCGTGGGCGGCCTGCTGCCGCGCGGACAGCTCGTGACCATAGGGGTCACCCCAGAGCCCCTACCGATCAGCCCCCTGCAGCTCATCACACCGAGCTTGATCATCAAGGGACACCCGTCGGGCACCGCGCGCGAGGTGGAGGAGACCATGGCGTTCGCCGTGCAGTCCGGCGTGCGTGCCCGCGTACAGGAGCTGCCACTGGCCCAAGCTGCCGAAGCGTATGCGTCGATGGCCGAGGGACGGGCGCGTTACCGGATGGTGCTGACCTTCTGAGTTCACACCGGCCGCTGCCTGCGATTTGCAGCAGAAGTGCACCCCGGGCTGACCTGCGTCGGGACCTTCCGGCACCCCCGCCGAACAAGGGATTTGTGTCTGCCGACGTGCGTCGACTAGTGTCATGCCTCGCAACGAGCGACGATCTCGCTCGCAGCACGCGGATGTAGCGCAGTTGGTAGCGCATCACCTTGCCAAGGTGAGGGTCGCGGGTTCGAATCCCGTCATCCGCTCGAGGGTGTAGAGGCATCAACCCCATGGTGGAGTGGCCGAGTGGTGAGGCAACGGCCTGCAAAGCCGTGCACACGGGTTCGATTCCCGTCTCCACCTCCAGCAGGTTCCCGGCGCGATTAGCTCAGCGGGAGAGCGCTTCCCTGACACGGAAGAGGTCACTGGTTCAATCCCAGTATCGCGCACCACATCTCAACAACGCCGGCCCGGTTTCGACCGGGCCTTCGTCGTCTGCGCACTGCCCGCACCAGTCGCCAAGCCTGGTTTCCCAACCCGCCGAGACGGGCATGCGTGTGCCCAGCCGGTTCACCCCGGGCCGGCGGCACCATCGGACGAACGGGAGCCAATGAGCATCTCCGACAACTGGGAACTGACCGATGCGCCGTGCACGAGCTGCGGCGCACCAGTGGCGGTCCAATCGGTTGACGAGAGCGCGCCCGCGGATGCTGACATCCGGACGCGCTGCACCAACGATGCCTGCCCCGAAAGTCGCCGCTGAGGCGGTGAGCGGCCGGGCCTACGGCGCGGCTGGGAGCTGGCGGCGGACGTCGAGCAGGTGGTGTCGCACATCGTGCAGCGTGTGGGCCGCCAGCCACCGCAGCGTCCGTTCGGTGTGCTCCGGCCAGTTGTAGGCCACCCGCAACTCCCAGTCCGCGATGTCGAGCCGATCGAGGGCGTTGGCCAGCAGTCTCGCCGCCATCGTCAGTTCCTCGGCGACCTCAACGGGATTCTGCTCGGCGTACCCCTCGTGGGCCACACGCTCATCGCGGCCCATCGGCACCGCGACGGGGACCTGAACGCGCCGGGCGAGCAACACCCGCTCCCGCTGCGTCAGCAGCACATCACGGACGTGACAGGCGTACTCCAGCGGGGACCACAGCTGCGGCGACGTTCGCCGTGCCGGCGGATCCACCGAGGAGGTCAGCAGGGCCGCCAGCTCGTCGGCGGCAGCCCGGATGTCCTGGCCGGCACACGAGGCGGCAGCCAGGTCATAAACGAACCCACACTCGTCGCACGGCTCCACGACTTCCTCCTCCGCCACATCGACCGCCGTGCCCTGCAACCCGGCCCTCACGCCCTCAGGGGGACCCCGAGCGCCAGCACCGCTGTGTCGTCCTGCACTCCACTCCCCAAGCTCTCCAGCAGCGAATGAACGTCCTCGACGATGCCGGCGGCAGTGGTCGGTGAGTGCGCTTTCGCGAAGGCGAGCAGCGCGCCCCGGTCGTCGTAGCGTTCGTGACCCACACCGGTGCCGGCCTCGGTCAAACCGTCGGTGTAGAGCAACAGGGTGTCACCGGGCCCGAGTTGAAAGCGGTTGGCCACAAAGTGTGGCTCTGCGGTCAGCCCGACCGCCTGCCCACCGGTGGTGTCCACATAGAAGGCACTGCCATCGGCGTAGAACATCAGCGGCGGAGGGTGGCCGCCGCTGGCCAGCACCACGTCGAACCCGTCGCCTCGCCTGGTCAGATTCCCGTAGATGAGGGTGGAGAACCGGGTCTCGCTGTCTCTGAGCTTCTGTGCCAGCACGGCATTCAAGTTGTGCAGTACCTGCACCGGGTCGTCGTCGAAGACGGCCGCGGCGCGCAGTGAATACCGCGTCAGCGACGTCACCAGGGCCGCATCAACTCCCTTGCCGGCGACATCGCCGAGGAAGAATCCCCAACTGGTTCTCGACACCGGAAAAAGGTCGTAGAAGTCGCCGCCGACGTCGTCCGGTGAGGCCGTGTAGTAATAATCGGCGGCCTCGAGGCCCTCCGGCGGCGCGAGCACCGGCGGCAGCAGCGAACGTCTCAGGGTTTCGGCGAACGCCCGTACCCGCTGTTGTTCGGTTTCGGCTCGTCGGCGCGCCGCGAGCAGTTCATTCTCGTAACTACGACGGTCGGTGGCATCGACCGTGGTGATGCGTAGCCAGAGGGGCCGGCCGTCGTCACCGGCCTTGACGTTGGCAGTGACGAACATCGGCAGCCGTTGCCCATCGGCAGACACGAAATCCATTGTGACCCCGCTGAGTTCACCGCTCACGCTCAGCAGCGGCCAGAAGTGCGTTTCGTAATGCGTGCGACCGGCGACGGTCAGCAAGCTGGCGAAATCCTTGCCGCTCAGGTAGTCCGGCCCGTACCCGAGCCAGCCGGCCAGGGTTGCATTCGCGTGCACGATGCTTCCGTGCGGATCGACGATGAGGTGTGCGCTGGGGGCGTTGTCCCAGAACTCCTCGATGCTGG
Proteins encoded:
- a CDS encoding phage holin family protein, yielding MQPDRTTDASLGELVGQLSTQTSRLVRDEIRLAQKEFQQSVNHAGKGAGLLSAAAVLALLGAGTAIAAIVAALALVLPVWAAAAIVAVVLFVAAGIAALISKKDIEKVAPAAPKAADSIKHDIQEVREAGHRGQH
- a CDS encoding SpoIIE family protein phosphatase, whose translation is MTDPSIEEFWDNAPSAHLIVDPHGSIVHANATLAGWLGYGPDYLSGKDFASLLTVAGRTHYETHFWPLLSVSGELSGVTMDFVSADGQRLPMFVTANVKAGDDGRPLWLRITTVDATDRRSYENELLAARRRAETEQQRVRAFAETLRRSLLPPVLAPPEGLEAADYYYTASPDDVGGDFYDLFPVSRTSWGFFLGDVAGKGVDAALVTSLTRYSLRAAAVFDDDPVQVLHNLNAVLAQKLRDSETRFSTLIYGNLTRRGDGFDVVLASGGHPPPLMFYADGSAFYVDTTGGQAVGLTAEPHFVANRFQLGPGDTLLLYTDGLTEAGTGVGHERYDDRGALLAFAKAHSPTTAAGIVEDVHSLLESLGSGVQDDTAVLALGVPLRA
- a CDS encoding alcohol dehydrogenase catalytic domain-containing protein encodes the protein MARHQAIHVASAGAAFDLVDVDTAPPDRDHVRIAVAACGVCGTDQAFVNGAFPGLSWPLTPGHEIAGTIAEVGAGVEDYAVGDRVAVGWFGGHCGRCVPCHQGDFIHCANGQIPSWHYPGGYAESVTVPANALARIPDELSFVEAAPMGCAGVTTFFGLRETAARPGDRVAVLGIGGLGHLGVQFARAMGFETVAVARGADKAEDALALGAHHYVDSTAGDVGEALQALGGVSVVLATAASSKAMADTVGGLLPRGQLVTIGVTPEPLPISPLQLITPSLIIKGHPSGTAREVEETMAFAVQSGVRARVQELPLAQAAEAYASMAEGRARYRMVLTF
- a CDS encoding cold-shock protein, with amino-acid sequence MAQGTVKWFNSDKGFGFITPDGGAQDVFVHFSEISGSGYKSLEENQRVQFEISQGAKGPQATGVTPE
- a CDS encoding DinB family protein; protein product: MRAGLQGTAVDVAEEEVVEPCDECGFVYDLAAASCAGQDIRAAADELAALLTSSVDPPARRTSPQLWSPLEYACHVRDVLLTQRERVLLARRVQVPVAVPMGRDERVAHEGYAEQNPVEVAEELTMAARLLANALDRLDIADWELRVAYNWPEHTERTLRWLAAHTLHDVRHHLLDVRRQLPAAP
- a CDS encoding lysophospholipid acyltransferase family protein, with the protein product MSPTPPKAKKVTAEDLDKVMNQTSRVNALRTLLGATGDRLDPLIDLSKPYVDGLENLPADGRFLLVANHTANAMVESLLIPYVVHRELGVRVRPLVDRGMGEMRGMMADLLAAFGGVVGHPDTAAELMRHNEAMLVFPGGGREVPKFKGEEYQLNWLGRSGFARLAIEHGYAIVPVGLVGGDDIYRSITKRSSILGRLGQSLGKKLSGRSDMAFPMVRGVGATLIPRPERMYLRFGEPIQTTRPAGTDATEWEAHVKERTQTALETVLADLQGVRASDPYRHLNPLSWRHAVQPEARTGLPDNVTLLPTGTG
- a CDS encoding DUF3618 domain-containing protein, with the protein product MDSTNGAAPEPGSDAGIDELQADIERTRDELGKTVGALADKTDVKARAQEKVAVTKDAAVEKIHIAQATVQRNPRIDVAVVVAVVIGIVIWARRRKTT
- a CDS encoding DUF3072 domain-containing protein; protein product: MSTDNNHAPNETPEKDPQDWVTGEEPMTGPQRSYLNTLAREAGQEVPQEMTKAEASKMIDELQSQTGRGE